From one Gemmatimonadales bacterium genomic stretch:
- the prmC gene encoding peptide chain release factor N(5)-glutamine methyltransferase: MPDVEQSRRALLADATAGLTAAGLVSPRREALRIWADLSGEHAAEAVLWPEGVIDSAAAVAFLAAVERRAAGEPLAHVTGRTDFRTLTLRSDARGLIPRPETEGLVDLLLTRVRAGRAADIGTGSGCLALSLALEGEFDQVVAVDRSADALALARENRALTGVSVSLVRGDLCAPLGGGAFDALVSNPPYLTSGEYAVLDRSVRDWEPRSALESGSDGLEATTRLLEQGRTVLRPGGWLAMEVDAGRAAESARRAGAFGWTDVAIHADLFGRERYLLARRSETP; encoded by the coding sequence GTGCCTGACGTGGAGCAGTCCCGCCGCGCGCTGCTGGCGGACGCGACAGCCGGGCTGACTGCGGCGGGACTCGTCTCGCCGAGGCGGGAAGCGCTGCGCATCTGGGCCGATCTCTCGGGCGAGCATGCCGCTGAGGCCGTTCTCTGGCCGGAAGGGGTGATCGACAGTGCGGCCGCGGTCGCGTTCCTCGCAGCGGTGGAGCGCCGCGCCGCCGGTGAGCCGTTGGCGCACGTGACCGGCCGGACGGACTTTCGCACGCTGACGCTTCGAAGCGACGCCCGGGGCCTGATCCCCCGGCCTGAGACCGAGGGCCTGGTCGATCTGCTGCTCACTCGCGTTCGCGCCGGACGGGCAGCGGACATCGGAACCGGGAGCGGCTGCCTGGCCCTGAGCCTCGCGCTCGAGGGTGAATTTGACCAGGTGGTCGCCGTGGACCGGTCGGCCGACGCGCTGGCGCTGGCACGGGAGAATCGCGCGCTCACCGGAGTGTCCGTGTCGCTGGTCAGGGGGGACCTGTGCGCGCCGCTCGGGGGTGGAGCGTTCGACGCGCTGGTCTCCAATCCGCCGTATCTTACGAGTGGGGAATACGCCGTGCTCGACCGCTCGGTGCGGGACTGGGAGCCCAGGTCGGCGCTGGAGAGCGGGAGTGATGGACTCGAGGCCACCACCCGGCTGCTGGAGCAAGGGCGGACCGTGCTCCGGCCGGGCGGGTGGCTCGCGATGGAAGTCGATGCTGGCCGCGCGGCGGAATCCGCCCGACGGGCAGGCGCCTTCGGTTGGACCGATGTCGCCATCCACGCAGACCTTTTCGGTCGCGAGCGCTACCTGCTCGCGCGAAGGAGCGAGACACCGTGA